The following coding sequences are from one Sphingomonadaceae bacterium OTU29LAMAA1 window:
- a CDS encoding DUF6445 family protein — translation MTAPDIAVRRIGREGQPIAIIDAFHPDPDTLRRLAAATAFRPGVHHYPGIRADLPADYLTDVAPVLETALADAFGHDDGMAWIDASYSIVTTLPDRLTLPQRLPHMDAVDLRRIALVHYLSPEDRDGTAFFRHRSTGFETVDQARSPIYFGQLNAELRHGGAPDPGYVAGSTRLFEEIDRIDARYNRALVYRSALLHSGAIAPDAVLSADPVRGRLTVTAFLSLT, via the coding sequence ATGACTGCGCCGGATATCGCTGTCCGGCGGATCGGTCGCGAGGGCCAGCCGATCGCGATCATCGACGCGTTCCACCCCGATCCCGACACGCTGAGGCGACTGGCGGCGGCGACGGCGTTCCGGCCGGGCGTCCACCATTATCCGGGGATCCGCGCCGATCTGCCGGCGGATTATCTCACGGATGTCGCGCCGGTGCTGGAGACGGCGCTGGCCGACGCGTTCGGTCACGACGACGGGATGGCGTGGATAGACGCCAGTTATTCGATCGTGACGACGCTGCCCGATCGCCTGACCCTGCCGCAGCGATTGCCGCATATGGATGCGGTCGATCTTCGCCGGATCGCGCTGGTCCATTATCTGTCGCCGGAGGATCGCGACGGCACCGCCTTTTTCCGCCATCGTTCGACCGGGTTCGAAACGGTCGATCAGGCGCGCTCGCCGATCTATTTCGGGCAGCTCAACGCCGAATTGCGTCATGGCGGGGCACCGGACCCCGGCTATGTCGCCGGATCGACGCGATTGTTCGAGGAGATCGACCGGATCGACGCACGCTACAATCGCGCCTTGGTCTATCGTAGCGCGCTGCTGCACAGCGGCGCGATCGCGCCGGATGCGGTGCTGAGCGCCGATCCCGTGCGCGGTCGACTGACGGTGACCGCCTTCCTCTCACTGACGTAG
- a CDS encoding adenylyl cyclase: MAYPSHDMQPDRRTVLGGLAAATVGLAGIGEADAATASEPDLGPNVLVFDPAMSAAAIQAKLDTVFRAQERAHFTDARHAILFKPGRYAVDVNVGFFTQVAGLGIRPDDVTIEGHIHAEADWADGMALVNFWRSVENCAVRPPDGRDRWAVSQAAPYRRMHLYGDLALDDGGWSSGGFMADCRIDGTVRSGSQQQWFTRNSHLGAWVGSNWNMMFMGVAGAPPSRFPEPPHTTLPTVPLIREKPFLAIDAAGSWQVMVPRLRHDATGVSWDASDGTPDAVPLSRFLIARAGMPTATINAALAAGRHVLFTPGIYRLREPIRVVRPGTILLGLGLATLLAEGGTQAIRVADVGGVTIAGLLIDAGPTMSPVLVEIGPRGSARDHRVAPTLLADLFFRVGGASVGNADTCLEINSHHVIGDHLWIWRADHGDRAGGRVHVGWSESVGNQGLVVNGSDVTLYGLFVEHFRRYQTIWNGERGRTYFYQNELPYDPPNQAAYMAGRTRGWAAYKVADTVRTHQATGMGIYANFTADPGIVLESAVEVPHTPGVRIANVTTISLGGGKGTIAHLVNDAGAAARPGAIRQTLTHYPATTQAP, from the coding sequence ATGGCATATCCATCGCACGACATGCAGCCGGATCGCCGCACGGTGTTGGGCGGACTGGCGGCGGCGACCGTGGGACTGGCCGGGATCGGTGAGGCGGACGCCGCGACGGCATCGGAACCCGATCTGGGACCCAATGTGCTGGTGTTCGATCCTGCGATGTCCGCCGCCGCGATCCAGGCGAAGCTCGACACGGTGTTCCGTGCACAGGAGCGTGCGCATTTCACCGACGCACGCCATGCCATCCTGTTCAAGCCCGGCCGCTATGCCGTCGACGTCAACGTCGGCTTCTTCACGCAGGTCGCGGGCCTTGGCATCCGTCCCGACGACGTGACGATTGAGGGCCATATCCATGCCGAGGCGGATTGGGCGGACGGCATGGCGCTGGTCAACTTCTGGCGCAGCGTCGAGAATTGCGCGGTCCGGCCGCCCGACGGGCGCGATCGCTGGGCGGTGTCGCAGGCCGCGCCATATCGCCGCATGCACCTGTACGGCGACCTCGCACTCGACGACGGCGGCTGGTCGAGCGGCGGGTTCATGGCCGACTGCCGGATCGATGGCACCGTACGGTCGGGCAGCCAGCAGCAATGGTTCACCCGCAACAGCCATCTGGGGGCATGGGTGGGATCGAACTGGAACATGATGTTCATGGGTGTCGCGGGTGCGCCGCCATCGCGCTTTCCGGAACCGCCGCACACGACACTGCCGACCGTGCCGTTGATCCGCGAGAAGCCGTTCCTCGCGATCGACGCGGCGGGATCGTGGCAGGTCATGGTCCCCCGGCTGCGCCACGATGCGACCGGGGTAAGCTGGGACGCATCCGATGGCACGCCGGACGCCGTGCCGCTGTCGCGTTTCCTGATCGCGCGGGCCGGCATGCCAACCGCGACGATCAACGCCGCGCTCGCCGCCGGCCGGCACGTGCTGTTCACCCCGGGCATCTACCGGCTTCGCGAGCCGATCCGTGTCGTTCGTCCCGGCACGATCCTGCTCGGCCTTGGCCTCGCGACGCTGCTGGCCGAAGGGGGTACGCAGGCGATCCGGGTCGCCGACGTCGGCGGGGTCACGATCGCCGGCCTGCTGATCGACGCGGGTCCGACAATGTCGCCGGTGCTGGTCGAGATCGGCCCGCGCGGATCGGCGCGCGATCACCGCGTCGCGCCGACATTGCTCGCCGACCTGTTCTTCCGCGTCGGTGGCGCTTCCGTGGGCAATGCCGACACCTGTCTGGAGATCAACAGCCACCATGTCATTGGCGACCACCTGTGGATCTGGCGTGCGGACCACGGCGATCGGGCGGGCGGGCGCGTTCACGTCGGCTGGTCGGAGAGCGTCGGCAACCAGGGACTGGTGGTGAACGGCAGCGACGTTACACTCTACGGCCTGTTCGTCGAGCATTTCCGCCGGTACCAGACGATATGGAACGGCGAGCGGGGGCGCACCTATTTCTACCAGAACGAACTCCCCTACGATCCGCCCAATCAGGCCGCCTATATGGCCGGCAGAACGCGCGGCTGGGCGGCGTACAAGGTGGCCGACACGGTACGGACGCATCAGGCGACGGGGATGGGCATCTACGCCAATTTCACGGCCGACCCGGGCATCGTGCTGGAGAGCGCGGTCGAGGTGCCCCATACGCCCGGCGTACGGATCGCGAATGTCACCACCATCTCGCTCGGCGGCGGCAAGGGGACCATCGCGCATCTGGTCAATGACGCGGGTGCCGCGGCGCGACCGGGCGCGATCCGCCAGACGCTGACGCATTATCCTGCCACCACGCAGGCGCCGTGA
- a CDS encoding glycoside hydrolase family 16 protein, with amino-acid sequence MLLFALAAQLAQPAPQTLGASDHHVDVPMTQPAVRPSFADEFDGVRVDRSQWTFDRSRNAAGWYNHERQYYGPDNARVAGGSLVIEARKETLSRARAADWSGQSYTSAKLVSRKAFGYGFYAIRARLPCGRGTWPAIWLLPSSGVWPAAGEIDIMEMVGWDPNVVHATLHSEAYNHAKGTQRGAQVRVSTACTAFHTYQLDWRRDAILIGVDGRGYMRVVNDRPGGTAAWPFNRPYQLILNLAVGGDWGGAEGIDDAVLPQRMSVDYVRYWASATP; translated from the coding sequence ATGCTGCTGTTCGCCCTTGCCGCGCAGTTGGCGCAGCCCGCGCCGCAGACACTCGGCGCGTCCGACCATCACGTCGACGTGCCGATGACGCAACCCGCCGTGCGTCCGAGCTTTGCGGACGAGTTCGACGGCGTGCGCGTCGACCGCTCGCAATGGACGTTCGACCGATCGCGTAACGCAGCAGGCTGGTACAATCACGAGCGGCAATATTACGGGCCGGACAACGCGAGGGTCGCCGGCGGATCGCTGGTGATCGAGGCGCGCAAGGAAACCCTGTCGAGGGCGCGCGCGGCGGATTGGAGCGGCCAGAGCTATACCTCGGCCAAGCTCGTCAGCCGCAAGGCCTTCGGCTACGGTTTCTACGCGATCCGTGCGCGCCTGCCCTGTGGGCGCGGGACATGGCCGGCGATCTGGCTGCTGCCGTCCAGCGGTGTATGGCCTGCGGCGGGCGAGATCGACATCATGGAGATGGTCGGATGGGACCCGAACGTCGTCCATGCGACGCTGCACAGCGAAGCCTACAATCACGCCAAGGGCACGCAGCGCGGTGCGCAGGTGAGGGTGTCGACGGCCTGTACCGCCTTCCACACCTATCAGCTCGACTGGCGGCGCGATGCGATCCTGATCGGCGTCGACGGACGCGGCTACATGCGTGTGGTCAACGATCGGCCGGGTGGCACCGCGGCATGGCCTTTCAACCGGCCGTACCAGCTGATCCTCAACCTCGCCGTGGGCGGCGACTGGGGTGGGGCGGAGGGTATCGACGACGCGGTTCTGCCGCAGCGGATGAGCGTCGACTACGTCCGCTACTGGGCTAGCGCCACGCCCTGA
- a CDS encoding MFS transporter, with amino-acid sequence MTLPSPPRRSPVFLLVFALANVGGVIAYLPLLTLLLPLKIELLSGPARIGVFTACVTAGAIAASGSGILFGWLSDRSMHGGIGRRGWITAGLIATAASYALVALATTPVQIVLAVVAFQLAVNALLAPMMAIMSEEIPDAQKGVAGGLLSLGSPVASGVSALLVGQAMLPEAARFALIPVAVAACLCPLLVSRRHLVVHSPCPDDGEATSRPLPRRDLAVAGMSRLLVQIAGVVTQAYLLYYFESIPTDGSRADLPARIGHLLTLAFLLPLPIALVLGRLSDLTRRRKPFLLIAAGVASAGLIGMAGATDWASGAAGFVVYAIGSSVFVALHAAFAMQLLPSPAHRGRDLGLLNLANTLPSLLGPPLTWMLATPHDFSAVLLTLAVLTLGGGLGMLCVRAWR; translated from the coding sequence ATGACCTTGCCGTCTCCACCGCGCCGATCACCCGTCTTCCTGCTCGTGTTCGCGCTGGCGAACGTCGGCGGCGTCATCGCATACCTGCCGCTGCTGACGCTGCTGCTGCCGCTGAAGATCGAGCTGCTGAGCGGACCCGCGCGGATCGGCGTCTTCACCGCCTGCGTCACCGCCGGGGCGATCGCCGCCAGCGGATCGGGCATCCTGTTCGGCTGGCTGTCGGACCGGTCGATGCACGGCGGCATCGGTCGACGTGGCTGGATCACGGCCGGCCTGATCGCGACCGCCGCCAGCTATGCGCTGGTCGCGCTGGCGACAACTCCGGTGCAGATCGTACTGGCGGTGGTCGCGTTCCAGCTGGCGGTAAACGCGCTGCTCGCGCCGATGATGGCGATCATGTCCGAAGAGATACCGGACGCACAAAAGGGGGTCGCGGGCGGCCTGCTGTCGCTCGGCAGCCCGGTCGCCTCGGGCGTATCGGCCTTGCTGGTCGGACAGGCGATGCTGCCGGAGGCGGCACGGTTCGCGCTGATCCCCGTCGCAGTGGCCGCCTGCCTGTGTCCGCTGCTGGTCAGCCGCCGGCACCTTGTGGTCCACTCCCCCTGCCCCGATGACGGCGAGGCCACCAGCCGGCCGCTTCCTCGCCGCGATCTCGCCGTGGCCGGCATGTCGCGATTGCTCGTGCAGATCGCGGGCGTGGTGACGCAGGCCTATCTGCTGTATTATTTCGAAAGCATCCCGACGGACGGGTCGCGGGCCGATCTGCCCGCGCGGATCGGCCATCTGCTGACGCTGGCATTCCTGCTGCCGCTGCCAATAGCGCTGGTGCTCGGCCGACTGTCGGACCTGACGCGGCGGCGCAAACCGTTCCTGCTGATCGCCGCCGGCGTGGCGTCGGCCGGGCTGATCGGCATGGCGGGCGCGACCGATTGGGCCAGCGGTGCCGCCGGCTTCGTCGTCTACGCGATCGGATCGTCGGTGTTCGTCGCGCTCCACGCCGCCTTCGCGATGCAATTGCTGCCCAGCCCGGCGCACCGCGGCCGCGATCTGGGCCTGCTCAATCTCGCCAATACGCTGCCGTCGCTGCTCGGGCCGCCGCTGACGTGGATGCTGGCGACGCCGCATGATTTCAGCGCGGTGCTGCTGACGCTGGCCGTGCTGACGCTGGGCGGTGGCCTGGGGATGCTGTGCGTCAGGGCGTGGCGCTAG
- a CDS encoding beta-glucosidase produces the protein MSRLLQVALAGAATMALIHTGAGAQTATSPSTVSAAEARARADTIVARMTQDEKLLLVHGLFPPMAAGKSRNELIPSAGHIDGIPRLGVPLVRESDASLGVANQVEQRKGDVATALPSSLATAASFDPAVARAGGAMIGSEARDKRFNVLLAGGVNLTRDPWNGRNFEYLGEDPLLAGTLAGAHIAGVQSNRIVSTVKHLALNAQETGRMVVDARIGEAALRMSDLLAFEIAIERGQPGSVMCAYNKVNGDWACENAHLLNDVLKRDWGYPGWVMSDWGAVHSTVKAANAGLDQQSGQELDKAPYFDAPLKAAVAKGNVSQRRLDDMVARYLTGLIQTGAYDAPMPAVAVTPLYARNAEVAQRAAEAGIVLLKNQGNVLPIARTAKRVVVIGGNADVGVLSGGGSSQVRSVGGAPVETPLAYGGSASFARITYHASSPLAALRKALPGAQVTWMDGRNFNATVDAARGADMAIVFATQWTSEADDVPNLRLPDHQDALIAAIVAVQPRTVAVLETGGPVLMPWIDKVPAVVEAWYPGQRGGEAIANILTGKVNPSGRLPITFPADASQPVRPRPVGLDRLTGLDAAAAADPGAASTHVLESFPVDYVEGADVGYRWYDRKRMTPLFPFGHGLTYTSFAYRNPVVTGGRTLSVTFDVINTGARAGADVPQMYVAKEAGGAPMRLAAFTRVTLKPGETRRVTLTAEPRIVADYDVKLPGWRIDAGRYRVALGRNAADRTMVSAATVEAATMKP, from the coding sequence ATGTCCAGACTGCTGCAAGTCGCCCTGGCGGGTGCCGCCACGATGGCGTTGATCCACACCGGCGCGGGCGCGCAAACCGCGACGTCGCCGTCCACCGTTTCTGCGGCCGAGGCCCGCGCCCGCGCCGATACGATCGTCGCGCGGATGACGCAGGACGAAAAACTGCTGCTGGTCCACGGCCTGTTCCCGCCGATGGCGGCGGGTAAGAGCCGTAACGAACTGATTCCCTCTGCCGGCCACATCGACGGCATTCCGCGCCTCGGCGTGCCACTGGTCCGTGAAAGCGACGCCTCGCTCGGGGTCGCCAATCAGGTAGAACAGCGGAAGGGCGATGTAGCGACCGCGCTGCCGTCCAGCCTTGCCACCGCGGCGAGCTTCGATCCTGCAGTGGCGCGGGCCGGTGGCGCGATGATCGGATCGGAGGCGCGGGACAAACGGTTCAACGTATTGCTGGCGGGTGGCGTCAACCTGACGCGCGACCCCTGGAACGGGCGCAACTTCGAGTATCTGGGCGAGGACCCGCTGCTGGCGGGTACGCTCGCGGGCGCGCATATCGCCGGCGTGCAGAGCAATCGCATCGTCTCTACGGTCAAACACCTCGCCCTCAACGCGCAGGAGACCGGACGTATGGTCGTCGATGCGCGGATCGGCGAGGCCGCGCTGCGGATGAGCGACCTGCTGGCGTTCGAGATCGCGATCGAGCGCGGCCAGCCCGGATCGGTCATGTGCGCCTACAACAAGGTCAACGGCGACTGGGCGTGCGAGAACGCCCACCTGTTGAACGATGTGCTGAAGCGCGACTGGGGCTATCCCGGCTGGGTCATGAGCGACTGGGGCGCGGTGCATTCCACCGTGAAGGCGGCGAATGCCGGACTCGACCAGCAATCGGGACAGGAACTGGACAAGGCACCCTATTTCGATGCGCCGCTGAAGGCCGCGGTGGCAAAGGGCAATGTGTCGCAGCGTCGTCTCGACGACATGGTCGCCCGCTATCTCACCGGGCTGATCCAGACCGGGGCCTATGACGCGCCGATGCCCGCCGTCGCAGTGACACCGCTCTACGCCCGCAACGCCGAGGTCGCGCAGCGCGCCGCAGAGGCCGGAATCGTGCTTCTGAAGAATCAGGGCAACGTGCTGCCGATCGCACGCACCGCAAAACGGGTCGTGGTGATCGGCGGCAATGCCGATGTCGGCGTATTGTCTGGCGGCGGATCGTCGCAGGTCCGCTCGGTCGGCGGTGCACCCGTCGAGACCCCGCTCGCCTATGGCGGATCGGCATCGTTCGCGCGCATCACCTATCATGCCTCCTCGCCGCTCGCCGCGTTGCGCAAGGCATTGCCCGGCGCACAGGTGACGTGGATGGACGGCCGCAACTTCAACGCGACCGTCGATGCCGCCAGGGGCGCCGACATGGCGATCGTCTTCGCCACGCAATGGACGAGCGAGGCGGACGACGTGCCCAACCTGCGCCTGCCCGACCATCAGGACGCGCTGATCGCCGCCATTGTCGCGGTGCAGCCCCGCACGGTCGCGGTGCTGGAGACGGGCGGGCCGGTACTGATGCCGTGGATCGACAAGGTCCCGGCGGTCGTGGAGGCGTGGTATCCCGGCCAGCGCGGAGGCGAGGCGATCGCCAATATCCTGACCGGCAAGGTCAATCCGTCGGGCCGTCTGCCGATCACCTTTCCCGCCGATGCATCGCAGCCGGTGCGCCCCCGTCCGGTCGGCCTCGATCGCCTGACCGGGCTGGACGCCGCCGCCGCGGCCGATCCGGGTGCCGCATCGACGCATGTGCTAGAAAGCTTCCCGGTCGATTACGTCGAGGGGGCCGATGTCGGCTATCGCTGGTACGACCGGAAGCGGATGACGCCGCTGTTCCCGTTCGGTCACGGCCTCACCTATACCAGCTTCGCCTATCGCAACCCGGTCGTCACCGGCGGCCGGACGCTCAGCGTGACCTTCGACGTGATCAACACCGGCGCGCGTGCGGGTGCCGACGTGCCGCAGATGTACGTCGCGAAAGAGGCAGGCGGCGCACCGATGCGACTGGCGGCGTTCACCCGCGTCACGCTGAAACCCGGCGAGACGCGGCGCGTGACGCTGACCGCGGAACCGCGCATCGTCGCCGATTACGACGTGAAGCTGCCCGGCTGGCGGATCGATGCCGGCCGCTATCGCGTCGCGCTGGGTCGCAACGCCGCCGACCGGACGATGGTGTCCGCCGCCACGGTGGAGGCCGCGACGATGAAACCCTGA
- a CDS encoding TonB-dependent receptor, with protein MRGFTARSLSRLIIGTSVVALAGVPAAALAQDAAATVGNTGPSEIAPQPAQAATDPAESDDIVVTGIRASLRASADIKRDAQGIVDAISAEDIGKFPDTNLAESLQRITGVSIDRSNGEGSFVTVRGLGPEYNLVVLNGRQLPTSVIGDGNGAPGSRAFDFANLASEGIAALEVYKSGRASVPSGGIGATINIRTPRPLDKVGTRGSIAARGVIDTSQNGKNDITPEVSGIFSTTFADDRIGILVNGVYQKRRASVNQANVGWRDGYLGSENNWGSLAQPGDPRARNITNRPDPTDVYEVPQNASYDVNNISRERINGQLVLQAKPTDALTATVDYTYSRNEVKTRNANVGIWFNHNDTSSAWTDGPVAGPLFYTERFTAAEAKDLSYSSALTAYRTENKSLGGNLTWEAPGGVTITLDAHHSTAESKPTNKYGNSNSLGAAVFGVANQTINFENDLPVISYQMQPGIDPLNAALIVPTGNAFRNAYFRDRINQVQLKGHYDHDGSFLDSLDWGFTFTDNKVRSAYGVLQNDTWGGTGGDSAAQRAAAAALLPDDIFKAIDIPGKFKGVSGVGSADIAKTFYGYSFEQVVGLLDQTYKICGGDGNCLTPYTTDRRIREKTVAPYLQINNTFDLFDNPAHLIAGLRYENTTVKSSALVPIPTGTRQNSQNEFNIVYSGNSDFTTFSGSYDEWLPSVDFDVQPIRNVKLRASYSHTITRADYGSLQGGLTLDQLFRVGGGTGAQGNPNLVPYKSKNIDLSAEWYYTPESYMSVGYFRKNVSNYIGSTQVNGPAFGLTNPANGPRYRAALAALGAGATFAQIRDYIGANFPGSVVNGTILGRADDAPVNFVISTPFNSDETATINGFEFAIQHSFWNTGFGTQLNYTLVNGNRDYNNALPASVSQFAVNGLSDSANASAYYDKNGIQARVSYNWRAEFLAGGGINPFYTEDYGQVDASASVEVVPGLTVFAEAINLLGADRRGHRRSDRNVTFVVKQDARYSGGVRFSF; from the coding sequence ATGCGTGGCTTCACGGCTCGCTCGCTTTCGCGTTTGATCATCGGCACCTCGGTCGTCGCCCTCGCCGGCGTACCCGCTGCCGCTTTGGCACAGGACGCTGCCGCAACGGTCGGCAACACCGGTCCTTCGGAAATCGCTCCGCAGCCTGCCCAGGCCGCCACCGATCCGGCGGAATCGGATGACATCGTCGTCACCGGCATCCGCGCCTCGCTGCGTGCCTCCGCCGACATCAAGCGCGACGCGCAGGGTATCGTCGATGCGATCTCGGCCGAGGACATCGGCAAGTTCCCCGACACCAACCTCGCTGAATCGCTCCAGCGCATCACCGGCGTGTCGATCGACCGGTCCAACGGCGAAGGCTCGTTCGTCACCGTCCGCGGCCTCGGGCCGGAATACAACCTGGTAGTGCTCAACGGTCGCCAGCTGCCGACCTCAGTCATCGGCGACGGCAACGGCGCGCCGGGTTCGCGCGCGTTCGACTTCGCCAATCTGGCATCGGAAGGCATCGCGGCGCTGGAGGTCTACAAGTCCGGTCGTGCCTCGGTGCCGTCGGGCGGCATTGGCGCGACGATCAATATCCGCACGCCGCGCCCGCTCGACAAGGTCGGCACGCGCGGCTCGATCGCGGCACGCGGCGTGATCGACACCTCGCAGAACGGCAAGAACGACATCACGCCGGAAGTGTCCGGCATCTTCTCGACCACCTTCGCCGACGATCGTATCGGCATCCTGGTGAACGGCGTATACCAGAAGCGGCGTGCCTCGGTGAACCAGGCGAACGTCGGCTGGCGCGACGGTTATCTGGGGTCGGAGAACAATTGGGGTTCGCTGGCGCAGCCGGGCGATCCGCGCGCGCGGAACATCACCAATCGGCCCGATCCGACCGACGTCTACGAAGTGCCGCAGAACGCGTCTTACGACGTCAACAACATCAGCCGCGAACGCATCAACGGCCAGCTGGTGTTACAGGCGAAGCCGACCGACGCGCTGACCGCGACCGTAGACTACACCTATTCGCGCAACGAGGTGAAGACGCGCAACGCCAACGTCGGCATCTGGTTCAACCACAACGACACGTCGTCCGCATGGACCGATGGCCCTGTCGCCGGCCCGCTGTTCTACACCGAGCGGTTCACCGCGGCGGAAGCCAAGGATCTGTCCTATTCCAGCGCGCTGACCGCCTATCGCACCGAGAACAAGTCGCTCGGCGGCAACTTGACGTGGGAGGCGCCGGGCGGCGTCACGATCACGCTTGATGCGCATCATTCGACCGCGGAATCGAAGCCGACCAACAAATACGGCAACAGCAACTCGCTCGGCGCCGCCGTGTTCGGTGTCGCCAACCAGACGATCAATTTCGAGAACGACCTGCCGGTCATCTCGTACCAGATGCAGCCGGGGATCGACCCGCTCAACGCGGCGCTGATCGTGCCGACGGGCAATGCGTTCCGCAATGCCTACTTCCGCGACCGGATCAATCAGGTCCAGTTGAAGGGCCATTACGATCACGACGGCAGCTTCCTCGACTCGCTCGACTGGGGCTTCACCTTCACCGACAACAAGGTGCGCTCGGCCTATGGCGTGCTCCAGAACGATACCTGGGGCGGCACCGGCGGTGACAGCGCAGCGCAGCGTGCGGCGGCGGCGGCGCTGCTGCCCGACGATATCTTCAAGGCGATCGATATCCCCGGCAAGTTCAAGGGCGTCAGCGGCGTCGGCAGCGCGGATATCGCCAAGACGTTCTACGGCTACAGCTTCGAACAGGTCGTCGGTCTGCTCGACCAGACGTACAAGATCTGCGGCGGGGACGGGAATTGCCTGACTCCCTACACCACCGATCGCCGTATCCGTGAAAAGACGGTGGCGCCGTATCTGCAGATCAACAACACGTTCGATCTGTTCGACAATCCGGCACACCTGATCGCCGGCCTGCGCTACGAGAACACGACGGTGAAATCGTCGGCGCTGGTGCCGATCCCGACCGGCACGCGCCAGAATTCGCAGAACGAATTCAACATCGTCTATTCGGGCAACAGCGACTTCACGACCTTCTCGGGCAGCTATGACGAATGGTTGCCGTCGGTCGACTTCGACGTCCAGCCGATCCGCAACGTCAAGCTGCGCGCATCGTACAGCCACACCATCACGCGCGCCGATTACGGTTCGCTGCAGGGCGGTCTGACGCTCGACCAGCTGTTCCGCGTCGGCGGCGGCACGGGCGCGCAGGGCAACCCTAATCTTGTGCCCTACAAGTCCAAGAACATCGATCTGTCGGCGGAATGGTATTACACCCCCGAAAGCTACATGTCGGTCGGCTATTTCCGCAAGAACGTCTCGAACTACATCGGCAGCACGCAGGTCAACGGCCCGGCATTCGGCCTGACCAATCCGGCGAACGGTCCGCGGTACCGGGCGGCGCTGGCGGCACTGGGTGCGGGGGCGACCTTCGCGCAGATCCGCGACTATATCGGCGCGAACTTTCCGGGCAGCGTCGTCAACGGCACCATCCTCGGTCGAGCCGACGATGCCCCGGTCAATTTCGTGATCTCGACACCGTTCAACAGCGACGAGACCGCGACGATCAACGGCTTCGAATTCGCGATCCAGCACAGCTTCTGGAACACCGGGTTCGGTACGCAGCTGAACTACACGCTCGTCAACGGCAACCGCGACTATAACAATGCGCTGCCTGCCAGCGTGTCGCAATTCGCGGTCAACGGCCTGTCCGACAGCGCCAATGCCAGCGCCTATTACGACAAGAACGGTATCCAGGCGCGCGTGTCGTACAACTGGCGCGCCGAATTCCTCGCCGGGGGCGGCATCAACCCATTCTACACCGAGGATTACGGGCAAGTCGATGCGAGTGCCAGTGTCGAGGTGGTGCCGGGCCTGACCGTCTTTGCCGAGGCGATCAACCTGCTGGGTGCTGACCGCCGCGGTCATCGCCGGTCGGATCGCAACGTGACGTTCGTGGTGAAGCAGGACGCGCGGTATTCGGGCGGCGTCCGGTTCAGCTTCTGA
- a CDS encoding SapC family protein — protein MPDHAILTAAMHGETRVRHDRGAAFGDAIMSCLIVPDEFRRVQSDYLILFRRNIEDGSTVALALFGFENGENLYLSADGWNARYIPLAIEIQPLLIGGSPSGGEGAQVHIDMASPRIGTSEGSRLFEDDGAPSAFLEDRIEKLGALDTGYRGSAAFFAALDRHDLLEPLMLEVPLDDGSINNLVGFHVIDEDRLRGLDASALDDLHRGGHLMPIFMALASQGNLPGLIARKNQMLGSD, from the coding sequence ATGCCGGACCACGCCATTCTGACCGCTGCGATGCACGGCGAGACGCGTGTCCGGCACGATCGCGGCGCCGCCTTCGGCGATGCGATCATGAGCTGCCTGATCGTTCCCGACGAATTCCGACGCGTGCAGAGCGATTACCTGATCCTGTTCCGCCGCAATATCGAAGATGGCTCGACCGTCGCCCTCGCGTTGTTCGGGTTCGAGAATGGCGAGAACCTGTATCTTTCCGCCGACGGCTGGAACGCGCGCTATATTCCGCTGGCGATCGAGATCCAGCCGCTGCTGATCGGCGGCTCGCCATCGGGCGGCGAAGGCGCGCAGGTGCATATCGACATGGCCAGCCCGCGGATCGGCACGAGCGAGGGATCGCGACTGTTCGAAGACGATGGCGCCCCCTCCGCCTTCCTCGAAGACCGGATCGAAAAACTGGGCGCGCTCGATACGGGCTACCGGGGCAGCGCCGCGTTCTTCGCCGCGCTCGATCGGCACGACCTGCTCGAACCGCTGATGCTCGAAGTGCCACTGGACGACGGGTCGATCAACAACCTCGTCGGCTTTCACGTCATCGACGAGGATCGGCTGCGCGGGCTCGATGCCAGCGCGCTGGACGACCTGCATCGGGGCGGGCATCTGATGCCGATCTTCATGGCGCTGGCATCGCAGGGCAATCTGCCGGGGCTGATCGCGCGCAAGAACCAGATGCTGGGCAGTGACTGA